Proteins encoded by one window of Gordonia jinghuaiqii:
- a CDS encoding low temperature requirement protein A translates to MVDGEAEFSDESSDDGDPVDGDGAVRGGQRTPLLAPPRLRTEDDRAATRLELFFDLAYVLIIHQLAVALKEDLGWDGVLVFAGLFAVTWWSWVTTTLYANRFDTNDVVYRVLKLAATFAVAVMAASASTAVGGDGTVAFGVGYIATRLILAGLYLRAWRHIADARVTINLYFAATVISAVVWGVSLFTSSPTTYILWAVGIGIEALAPLAATRWGPNVPLHLEHLPERFGLFVILVLGESISAIVLGMHDTHWAWSSLSVAALGFTIAAAVWWMYFDIGGAEAKTEIQDDEHAIGSGRADGYVYGHLPLTLGAALLGVGIEQYVLHPIGEMSPAGRWVLCGGLVLFIAGVCAILGWSSSNWRTVFPWPALAIPVVLIVGFIDTALPFASAVVLAVGSIVAVVTGIIRRRRSPVATTET, encoded by the coding sequence ATGGTCGATGGCGAAGCGGAGTTCTCGGATGAGTCGTCCGACGACGGCGATCCTGTCGACGGTGACGGCGCCGTCAGGGGAGGGCAGCGTACCCCGCTGCTGGCGCCACCACGCCTACGCACCGAGGACGACCGCGCGGCAACAAGACTCGAGCTCTTCTTCGACCTCGCCTACGTGCTGATCATCCATCAGCTCGCCGTCGCCCTGAAGGAGGACCTGGGGTGGGACGGGGTCCTGGTCTTCGCCGGTTTGTTCGCGGTGACGTGGTGGTCGTGGGTGACCACCACTCTTTACGCCAACCGCTTCGACACCAACGACGTCGTCTACCGAGTTCTCAAACTGGCGGCCACCTTCGCGGTGGCCGTGATGGCGGCCAGTGCCTCGACCGCCGTCGGCGGCGATGGCACAGTGGCCTTCGGGGTCGGGTACATCGCGACCCGACTCATCTTGGCCGGCCTGTATCTGCGGGCCTGGCGGCACATCGCCGACGCGCGGGTCACCATCAACCTGTACTTCGCCGCGACGGTCATCAGTGCCGTGGTCTGGGGCGTCTCGCTGTTCACCAGCTCGCCGACCACCTACATTCTGTGGGCCGTGGGCATCGGGATCGAGGCGTTGGCCCCGCTCGCGGCCACGCGCTGGGGGCCGAACGTACCCCTGCACCTCGAGCACCTGCCAGAACGCTTCGGCCTGTTCGTCATCCTGGTGCTGGGGGAGTCGATCTCGGCGATCGTGCTCGGCATGCACGACACGCACTGGGCGTGGTCGTCGTTGTCCGTGGCCGCATTGGGCTTCACCATCGCCGCTGCCGTGTGGTGGATGTACTTCGACATCGGCGGCGCCGAGGCGAAGACCGAGATCCAGGACGACGAGCACGCGATCGGCAGCGGCCGCGCCGACGGTTACGTGTACGGACACCTACCACTCACCTTGGGGGCCGCGCTCCTCGGAGTCGGGATCGAGCAGTACGTGCTGCACCCGATCGGTGAGATGAGTCCCGCCGGACGCTGGGTTCTGTGTGGCGGGTTGGTGCTGTTCATCGCAGGGGTGTGCGCGATCCTCGGGTGGAGTTCGAGCAACTGGCGCACGGTGTTCCCCTGGCCGGCGCTCGCGATCCCGGTGGTGCTGATCGTCGGCTTCATCGACACCGCGTTGCCGTTCGCATCCGCGGTGGTCCTCGCTGTCGGCTCGATCGTCGCCGTCGTCACCGGGATCATACGTCGGCGTCGTAGCCCGGTCGCGACAACCGAGACCTGA
- a CDS encoding AI-2E family transporter codes for MRSRGSADPKKPTKDAPAPTYRADPPDWTLPRGTIVLLTLAGLVVAIGGIKAVASIAAPVFLALMLTVAVQPIPTWLRKRGFPRWAAFLTTVALVYGIMIGLFASLVFSVARLASILPNYDDKFNDIITDFQEFLTSHGVSQDKVHDMISHVDTSKVVDVVTDVLSSTLSVASSLVLVLALLLFMAADSVGFDDRMAHLRSIRPDIASAFGAFAQGTRSYLWVSTVFGLVVAVLDSVALAILSVPLPILWGLLSFITNYIPNIGFVIGLVPPALLALLDGGPGKMLIVIAVYSVINVIIQSVIQPKFVGDAVGLSTTLTFVSLIFWAWAIGPLGAILAVPLTLLAKALLIDIDPATRWADVLLSSSRPEHDAASTPDPPPDGKTDVTLEPDS; via the coding sequence ATGCGCAGTCGCGGCTCGGCCGACCCGAAGAAGCCCACCAAGGACGCTCCGGCGCCCACCTACCGCGCCGATCCGCCCGACTGGACACTTCCGCGCGGCACGATCGTCCTGCTCACCCTCGCCGGTCTGGTGGTCGCGATCGGCGGCATCAAGGCGGTCGCGTCGATCGCCGCACCGGTGTTCCTGGCGCTGATGCTGACCGTTGCCGTGCAACCGATCCCGACATGGTTGCGCAAGAGAGGATTTCCGCGCTGGGCGGCGTTCCTGACGACCGTCGCACTCGTCTACGGCATCATGATCGGGCTGTTCGCGTCGCTGGTGTTCTCGGTGGCGCGGCTCGCGTCGATCCTGCCGAACTACGACGACAAGTTCAACGACATCATCACCGACTTCCAGGAGTTCCTCACCAGCCACGGCGTCAGTCAGGACAAGGTGCACGACATGATCTCCCATGTCGACACCAGCAAGGTCGTCGACGTGGTGACCGACGTGTTGTCCAGCACGCTGAGCGTCGCGTCGTCGTTGGTGCTCGTACTCGCGCTGCTGCTCTTCATGGCTGCGGACTCGGTGGGCTTCGACGACCGGATGGCGCACCTGAGGAGCATCAGACCCGACATCGCGTCCGCATTCGGCGCGTTCGCGCAGGGCACCCGCAGCTACCTGTGGGTGTCGACCGTCTTCGGGTTGGTCGTCGCCGTCCTGGACAGCGTGGCGCTGGCGATCCTGTCGGTCCCGTTGCCGATCCTGTGGGGTCTGCTGTCGTTCATCACCAACTACATCCCGAACATCGGCTTCGTGATCGGACTGGTCCCGCCCGCGCTCCTGGCGCTGCTCGACGGCGGACCCGGCAAGATGCTGATCGTCATCGCCGTCTACAGCGTCATCAACGTGATCATCCAGTCGGTGATCCAGCCGAAGTTCGTCGGCGACGCGGTCGGTTTGTCGACGACCCTGACGTTCGTGTCCTTGATCTTCTGGGCCTGGGCGATCGGTCCACTCGGCGCGATCCTCGCCGTGCCGTTGACCTTGCTGGCCAAGGCGCTGCTGATCGACATCGACCCGGCAACCCGCTGGGCCGATGTGCTGCTGTCGTCGTCCCGCCCCGAGCACGATGCCGCGAGCACGCCGGATCCACCCCCGGACGGGAAGACGGACGTCACACTGGAACCCGATTCGTGA
- a CDS encoding acyl-CoA dehydrogenase family protein, whose amino-acid sequence MDFTLTPEQQLLSDGLNKFLDARYDLQVSRDAAKVGEGWQPKIWKAFVEDLGVVGACLPEDIGGFGGGPEELMVVTEALGHALVIEPFVDSVVLGAGLLHSTGNPVALEAASRIAGGEALSALAALEDSSGGVLSRIDTSADKSGDEWILNGSKAVVTTAPIADYLIVSARTAGEPHDPAGLSLFLIDLADGAPQGLEMHRLRTIDDRQAADITFTDVHLPADALIADDGAVELLEKAWDTAIAAVVSEAVGLMRKVFTDTVEYAKQREQFGVPIGSFQVLQHRMVDMHLQLEQSVAGQYFAILSLEGSPAERAAAVSAAKATISRAARFIGQNAVQLHGGMGMTEELAIGHYFKRLTAIEYEFGTADAHLARFATATAQIDA is encoded by the coding sequence ATGGACTTCACACTCACACCCGAACAGCAACTGCTGTCCGACGGTCTCAACAAGTTCCTCGACGCACGGTACGACCTGCAGGTCAGCCGCGACGCGGCCAAGGTCGGCGAGGGCTGGCAGCCCAAGATCTGGAAGGCGTTCGTCGAGGACCTCGGCGTCGTCGGCGCCTGCCTCCCCGAGGACATCGGCGGATTCGGCGGCGGCCCAGAGGAATTGATGGTCGTCACCGAGGCACTCGGCCACGCGCTGGTCATCGAGCCGTTCGTCGACTCGGTGGTCCTCGGCGCGGGATTGCTGCACTCGACCGGCAACCCGGTCGCACTCGAAGCCGCGAGCCGCATCGCCGGCGGCGAGGCGCTCAGCGCCCTCGCCGCACTCGAGGACTCCTCGGGCGGCGTGCTGTCGCGCATCGACACCAGCGCCGACAAGTCCGGCGACGAGTGGATCCTCAACGGCAGCAAAGCGGTCGTCACCACGGCACCGATCGCCGACTACCTGATCGTCAGCGCCCGCACCGCGGGCGAGCCGCATGACCCGGCGGGGCTCTCGCTGTTCCTGATCGACCTGGCCGACGGCGCCCCGCAGGGCCTCGAGATGCACAGGCTGCGGACCATCGACGACCGCCAGGCCGCCGACATCACCTTCACCGACGTACACCTACCTGCCGACGCGCTCATCGCCGACGACGGTGCCGTCGAGCTGCTGGAGAAGGCCTGGGACACCGCCATCGCCGCGGTCGTCTCGGAGGCGGTCGGCCTGATGCGCAAGGTGTTCACCGACACCGTCGAGTACGCCAAGCAGCGTGAGCAGTTCGGCGTCCCGATCGGCAGCTTCCAGGTGCTGCAGCACCGGATGGTGGACATGCACCTGCAGCTCGAACAGTCAGTGGCGGGACAGTATTTCGCCATCCTGTCACTCGAGGGCTCCCCCGCCGAGCGGGCCGCCGCGGTGTCGGCGGCCAAGGCGACGATCAGCCGGGCCGCGCGCTTCATCGGACAGAACGCGGTGCAGTTGCACGGCGGCATGGGCATGACCGAAGAGCTGGCGATCGGCCACTACTTCAAACGCCTCACCGCGATCGAATACGAATTCGGTACCGCCGACGCCCATCTGGCGCGTTTCGCCACGGCAACCGCGCAGATCGACGCCTAG
- a CDS encoding acyl-CoA dehydrogenase family protein has protein sequence MDMNWSPDDAAFRDEVRAFLDEKLTPDLRAAGTLRTSVYSDHEAAMTWQAILHERGWAAPAWPVEYGGCDWSQSQHYIFSRESILAGAPSLSPMGIRMVSHAIMAFGTEEQKNFFLPGILDGSVFFCQGYSEPESGSDLASLSMAAVSDGDDLVVTGSKIWTTHAAEANWIFCLVRTSRQERKQQGITFLLIDMNSPGIEVQPLVFASGEQVQAQVFFDGVRVPKKNVLGKIDDGWTVAKYLLVFERGGGAAAPALQVMAENLGREAASVTAPDGGPLSEDPAFAAKLTDIAVRAKILEVLEYRALAAMSSGKDPGSIASMLKILGTELSQDITTLSLEAAGPHGRVFQPHATKPGGPIFQYTPPTDGYVSGEPWQAVAPLHYFNDRAGSIYAGSNEIQRNILAKAALGL, from the coding sequence ATGGACATGAACTGGTCTCCGGACGACGCCGCGTTTCGCGACGAGGTCCGCGCGTTCCTCGACGAGAAGCTGACCCCGGATCTGCGAGCGGCGGGCACCCTACGCACGTCGGTCTACTCCGACCACGAGGCCGCGATGACGTGGCAGGCCATCCTGCACGAGCGCGGCTGGGCCGCGCCGGCCTGGCCGGTGGAGTACGGCGGCTGCGACTGGTCCCAGTCCCAGCACTACATCTTCAGCCGCGAGTCGATCCTGGCCGGTGCGCCATCGCTGTCACCGATGGGTATCCGCATGGTGTCGCACGCCATCATGGCGTTCGGCACCGAGGAGCAGAAGAACTTCTTCCTCCCGGGCATCCTCGACGGCAGCGTCTTCTTCTGCCAGGGATACTCCGAACCCGAATCCGGCTCCGACCTCGCCTCCCTGTCGATGGCCGCGGTCAGCGACGGCGACGACCTGGTCGTCACCGGCTCCAAGATCTGGACCACCCACGCGGCGGAGGCCAACTGGATCTTCTGCCTGGTCCGCACCTCCCGGCAGGAACGCAAACAGCAGGGCATCACCTTCCTGCTCATCGACATGAACAGTCCAGGCATCGAGGTGCAGCCGCTGGTCTTCGCCTCCGGCGAGCAGGTTCAGGCGCAGGTGTTCTTCGACGGTGTGCGCGTCCCCAAGAAGAACGTCCTGGGCAAGATCGACGACGGGTGGACGGTCGCCAAATACCTGCTCGTCTTCGAGCGCGGCGGCGGCGCCGCGGCACCGGCCCTGCAGGTCATGGCCGAGAACCTCGGGCGCGAGGCGGCGTCGGTGACGGCCCCCGACGGCGGTCCCCTGTCGGAGGACCCGGCTTTCGCGGCCAAGCTCACCGACATCGCCGTCCGCGCGAAGATCCTCGAGGTCCTCGAGTACCGCGCCCTCGCCGCGATGAGCTCGGGCAAGGACCCGGGATCGATCGCGTCGATGCTGAAGATCCTGGGAACCGAACTGAGCCAGGACATCACCACGCTCAGCCTGGAAGCAGCGGGTCCGCACGGGCGCGTCTTCCAACCGCATGCCACCAAGCCGGGCGGACCGATCTTCCAGTACACCCCGCCCACCGACGGTTACGTCAGCGGCGAACCGTGGCAGGCCGTCGCCCCGCTGCACTACTTCAACGACCGTGCGGGTTCGATCTACGCGGGCAGCAACGAAATTCAACGAAACATCCTCGCCAAAGCGGCTCTGGGTCTCTGA
- a CDS encoding enoyl-CoA hydratase-related protein: MNDSTTTREAVSVEVDAPLGVITLGDARRRNPLSTSTMRAVTAGLRSFDANPRVRVIVIRAVGPAFSAGHDLGELTDRTLEDERAVFATCTELMRTVHDVRQPVIAEVAGMAFAAGCQLVATCDLAVAGRSATFSTPGVRIGLFCSTPMVALTRAIGRKRAMHMLLTGEAIDAETAAEWGLLSGVVDDADLTGSVRELALGIAGSSARTVSIGKQAFYRQIELDESAAYDEMGETMATNAMTCDAQEGMSAFLAKRPPVWTDS; the protein is encoded by the coding sequence ATGAACGATTCGACGACAACCCGGGAAGCGGTGTCGGTGGAGGTCGATGCCCCGCTCGGCGTGATCACGCTCGGTGATGCGCGGCGTCGGAACCCGCTGTCCACCAGCACGATGCGCGCCGTCACCGCGGGACTGCGCAGCTTCGACGCGAACCCGCGGGTGCGGGTCATCGTGATCCGCGCGGTCGGTCCGGCGTTCTCCGCCGGACACGATCTCGGTGAACTCACCGATCGCACACTCGAGGACGAGCGTGCCGTCTTCGCCACCTGCACCGAGTTGATGCGGACCGTGCACGACGTGCGGCAGCCGGTCATCGCGGAGGTGGCCGGGATGGCGTTCGCCGCCGGCTGTCAGCTCGTCGCGACGTGCGACCTCGCGGTCGCCGGCCGCAGCGCGACGTTCTCCACGCCGGGGGTGCGCATCGGACTGTTCTGTTCGACGCCGATGGTCGCGCTGACACGCGCGATCGGTCGCAAGCGAGCGATGCACATGCTGCTCACCGGCGAGGCGATCGATGCGGAGACGGCCGCGGAGTGGGGTCTGCTCAGCGGTGTCGTCGACGACGCCGATCTCACCGGCTCCGTGCGTGAACTGGCGCTGGGAATCGCGGGATCGAGCGCACGTACCGTGTCGATCGGCAAACAGGCCTTCTATCGTCAGATCGAGCTGGACGAGTCGGCCGCCTACGACGAGATGGGCGAGACGATGGCGACCAACGCGATGACGTGTGATGCGCAGGAGGGTATGTCGGCGTTCCTGGCCAAGCGCCCGCCGGTATGGACCGACAGCTGA